The Shewanella zhangzhouensis genome has a window encoding:
- the mads7 gene encoding methylation-associated defense system protein MAD7, whose amino-acid sequence MKLGKKDKAFRTNKVSYLDYKIVEMDRVLTHLFARLKHNGASSKLSAKGMTVELFKDEFLDSRNGTHFKNFSQAPITIEKWIETHLVDLINRGKANEAVAAPRPLHGNTYLFRNPKNCRDYGASKQVYELLYHANNGQTAINRLKQFFFAGVDSTTGQYDSSSQVDVETQAILRLSDQVKSDAPDHADLQERFAPLNQQAADILAEDIIKLLTYRQYIPRSVMVEYIKILLAFHLALYQLKLFKLLPALAKSKGRNLQESNKQKTALYVDMTNGANGLSESMAEQSAMLHYKRIPAFIKAYFGVKKLDEFAEYLSKKGKLSGSKSIKQMSVPDLFTLLESPLEQERDQFFGQRNAGILDASVSSAHESEEIPPEIHAITQLGLPEYETYIEILLFVQGNAIRSGLVKNLDSFMLKNKPGALLEQQSGSTGGRRFSVDGRLLEVLLQLAVLTKGGDLGFHTKELRVDELLTFLKERYGIFIDSLPDTDAFCESSIDVNKALRDNLSGFKRRLREIGFYRDLSDAYVTQTVTPRYQINSKQNESMKGHNA is encoded by the coding sequence ATGAAGTTAGGTAAAAAAGATAAGGCTTTTCGCACCAATAAAGTGAGCTATCTTGATTACAAAATTGTCGAAATGGATAGGGTCTTAACTCATCTATTCGCCCGGCTAAAGCACAATGGCGCTTCTAGTAAATTAAGTGCTAAAGGTATGACGGTTGAGTTGTTTAAAGACGAGTTTCTAGACTCTCGTAATGGAACACATTTTAAAAACTTCTCTCAAGCCCCTATTACTATTGAAAAGTGGATTGAAACCCACTTGGTGGATTTAATTAATCGTGGCAAGGCTAACGAAGCGGTTGCTGCGCCGAGACCACTTCACGGCAATACTTATTTGTTTCGAAATCCTAAAAATTGCCGGGATTATGGTGCCTCTAAGCAAGTATATGAGTTGCTTTACCATGCCAATAATGGTCAGACTGCGATTAACCGACTCAAACAGTTTTTCTTTGCTGGTGTCGATTCTACTACAGGTCAGTATGATAGTTCGTCGCAAGTAGATGTTGAAACGCAGGCAATATTAAGACTGTCTGATCAAGTAAAGTCTGACGCGCCTGATCACGCAGACTTACAAGAACGTTTTGCGCCGCTTAATCAACAGGCTGCGGATATTCTAGCTGAAGATATCATTAAGTTGCTGACGTATCGCCAGTATATTCCCCGATCAGTGATGGTTGAGTACATAAAGATATTGTTAGCCTTTCACTTGGCGCTATACCAATTGAAATTGTTTAAGTTGCTACCGGCTTTGGCTAAGAGTAAGGGCCGTAATCTTCAAGAGAGCAATAAACAAAAGACGGCGCTCTATGTGGACATGACAAATGGCGCTAATGGCTTGAGTGAATCGATGGCTGAGCAAAGCGCGATGTTACACTACAAGCGTATACCTGCTTTTATTAAAGCCTATTTCGGCGTTAAAAAACTCGATGAATTTGCAGAGTATCTATCGAAAAAAGGTAAATTATCGGGGTCAAAATCGATAAAACAAATGTCAGTGCCTGATTTGTTCACTCTGCTGGAGTCGCCGTTAGAGCAAGAGCGCGATCAGTTTTTTGGTCAGCGCAACGCTGGAATTTTAGATGCGTCAGTATCATCTGCTCATGAGTCAGAGGAAATTCCGCCAGAGATTCATGCTATTACCCAGCTCGGCTTACCTGAGTATGAAACCTACATAGAGATTTTGTTATTTGTCCAAGGTAATGCAATTCGCTCTGGTCTAGTCAAAAACCTAGATAGTTTTATGCTCAAGAATAAACCTGGTGCTTTGTTAGAACAACAAAGTGGTAGCACTGGTGGACGTCGATTTAGCGTTGATGGACGACTGCTAGAAGTGTTGTTACAGCTGGCAGTACTCACCAAAGGTGGTGACTTGGGTTTTCACACTAAGGAGTTAAGAGTTGATGAGCTGTTAACTTTCTTAAAAGAACGATATGGCATTTTTATTGATTCGTTACCCGATACAGATGCTTTCTGTGAGTCATCAATTGATGTGAATAAAGCGCTTAGAGATAACTTATCTGGTTTTAAACGCCGGTTACGAGAAATTGGTTTTTATCGCGATCTTTCTGATGCGTATGTAACACAAACGGTTACTCCCAGGTATCAGATAAATAGTAAGCAAAATGAGAGTATGAAAGGACATAATGCATGA